In Pirellulales bacterium, the DNA window TGCCGGTGAGCGAGCTGCTGGCCGATCTCGACGATTTTGAGACGTGGTCGAAGATTAGTTTGGAATCACTCTTCGCAGGATGACTCTTGCCAACGGTGGACGCGGTTTGTTAGGGTTCTGGCGTCGTCGGACCTCCCGCCCGAACGTGGGGTGTTCACCGGCGGCAGCGATCGACACAATTTCGTAATGATCCGGGGTCTTTGACCCCGTTTCAGGCGCCTTCGTAGGTTCCTGCCCCGCCTACGAAGGTTTTTTTATGCGCGGAGGATTTGCGGCGGCAGTGGACGCGCGCTGCGCTTCCGTTGACGTCCTTGGCAAGTGCCGATACGATTTTTGAGTCGCTCGGCTGGATAGCCGGGCGTTTTTCTGGGAGCACTTTGTGAAACTGTTCACAAAGTGGCTGTTTTCCGCGGGTTCAGGTGCGCGCCCATGGTCGCCGATTGGCTTCCCATTTTTCTCTTTGCCGTGGTGGCAGTGGCGCTTTCGGGCGGAATGCTGCTGGTGAGCTGGCTGATTGGTCCGGCGCGGCAGACCCGAGTGAAGGAGATGCCGTACGAGAGCGGCATGGACCCGATTCACGACGCGCGGCGCCGGTTCGACGTGCGCTTTCATCTGGTGGCGATCGCGTTTCTGGTGTTCGACGTCGAGCTGTTGTTTCTTTATCCCTGGGCGGTCGCCACGCGCGATCTGGAGGGGATCAACCGCGCGGTGGAGCAGGGCCTGGTGAGCGGACGCGGACTGGTGTTCGCCGAGGTGCTGGTGTTCATCACGCTGCTGGCCCTGGGCTTTGTCTATGCCTGGCGCAAGGGGGTGTTTGAATGGCGCTAGAACTGCCCGAAAACGTGGTGGTGACGCAGCTTGATTCGCTGGCCAACTGGTGCCGCAAGAACAGCCTGTGGCCAATGCCGTTTGCCACCGCGTGCTGCGGCATTGAGTTGATGGCGACCGGCGCTAGCCGCCACGACTTGGCGCGGTTTGGCGCCGAGGTGTTTCGCTTCAGCCCGCGACAGTGCGACTTGATGATCGTGGCGGGGCGGGTGGTGATGAAGATGCTGCCGGTGCTGCAACGCATTTGGTTGCAGATGAGCGAGCCGAAGTGGTGCATCTCGATGGGGGCCTGCGCTTCGACCGGGGGCGTGTTCGACACCTATTGCGTGGTGCAGGGAATCGACCGCTTCATACCGGTCGATATGTACGTGCCGGGCTGTCCGCCGCGGCCGGAGCAATTGATTCAGTCGATCATCGACCTGCAAGACAAGATTCAGCGCGAGGGGACGATCACCGGGCGCGAGTTCGAGGTGGCCGCGCGGCAGCAGCCGAAGCGGGCGCTGATGGAATTGCCGATCCTGCACAACGTTCCGCAACTCAACCGTTAAACCTTTGCCGACTATCGACGCATGTTGCTGCCCGAGACGTTGCAAGCGCTAAGCGCCAACTTCGCCGGCCTGGAGTCGAGCGAGTTTCGCGGGGGGACGCGCGTGGTCGTGCCGCGCGACTCGCTGTTGGCGGCGATGCGCTTTTTGCGCGACCAGCGGGGATTCGATCTGCTGGTGGATGTGACGTGCGTCGACTATCTGAACTATCGCGACGCCACCGATCGGTTTGGGCTGGT includes these proteins:
- the ndhC gene encoding NADH-quinone oxidoreductase subunit A, which produces MVADWLPIFLFAVVAVALSGGMLLVSWLIGPARQTRVKEMPYESGMDPIHDARRRFDVRFHLVAIAFLVFDVELLFLYPWAVATRDLEGINRAVEQGLVSGRGLVFAEVLVFITLLALGFVYAWRKGVFEWR
- the nuoB gene encoding NADH-quinone oxidoreductase subunit NuoB, which encodes MALELPENVVVTQLDSLANWCRKNSLWPMPFATACCGIELMATGASRHDLARFGAEVFRFSPRQCDLMIVAGRVVMKMLPVLQRIWLQMSEPKWCISMGACASTGGVFDTYCVVQGIDRFIPVDMYVPGCPPRPEQLIQSIIDLQDKIQREGTITGREFEVAARQQPKRALMELPILHNVPQLNR